From the genome of Uranotaenia lowii strain MFRU-FL chromosome 1, ASM2978415v1, whole genome shotgun sequence, one region includes:
- the LOC129738881 gene encoding LOW QUALITY PROTEIN: abl interactor 2 (The sequence of the model RefSeq protein was modified relative to this genomic sequence to represent the inferred CDS: deleted 1 base in 1 codon), with translation MDDLITLIRTEIPEGRQNLQESYTNLERVAEYCEDTYYRSDNKKASLEETKNYTTQSLASVAYQINTLAYNFLQLMDLQATQMAEMESQMNHICQTVMIHKEKVARREIGVLTANKVSTRQYKIVAPLNPEKPIKYVRKPIDYGLLDEIGHGIALTNNNQKKHRVSSQGSIQSLSTNISVGPPPTTKPPTPPQMGRTVVVAGHTGTLGKNAGNTGTLGKASREYRTPPVVIPPQVPSHYAPNYPVGHPKRTSTATNASPTATSTANAAQQHPRGPGYSALPMPMPPSQVVMHHPPAPQVGMVHPMQPSTGGLQHPSSFDERNSMPPPPSPLTVTHEMPDHGHIGMHTLSRNMPRPGSQSPPLPPPPPPEEADHADFGRPRNTQSLVAPIVPDDQNLPGWVPKNYIEKVVAIYDYYADKDDELSFQESSVIYVLKKNDDGWWEGVMDGVTGLFPGNYVEPCV, from the exons ATGGACGATTTGATTACCCTGATCCGGACGGAGATCCCCGAGGGGCGACAGAACCTCCAGGAAAGCTACACCAACTTGGAGCGGGTGGCCGAATATTGCGAAGATACGTACTATCG CTCTGACAACAAGAAGGCATCGCTGgaagaaactaaaaattacACCACTCAGTCGTTGGCCAGCGTTGCATATCAAATCAACACGCTGGCGTACAACTTTCTGCAGCTGATGGACTTGCAAGCCACCCAAATGGCCGAAATGGAATCGCAGATGAACCACATCTGCCAAACGGTAATGATTCACAAAGAAAAGGTGGCTCGCCGGGAGATTGGAGTCCTCACGGCCAACAAGGTTAGCACTCGGCAGTACAAGATTGTGGCACCGTTGAATCCGGAGAAGCCAATCAAATACGTACGGAAACCCATCGACTATGGATTGCTCGATGAAATTGGCCACGGAATTGCGTTGACAAACAACAACCAGAAAAAGCACCGAGTCTCGAGCCAAGGTTCGATCCAATCGCTTTCGACGAATATTTCCGTTGGACCACCACCGACCACAAAGCCTCCAACACCGCCTCAGATGGGACGTACGGTTGTTGTGGCGGGTCATACCGGAACGTTGGGTAAAAACGCTGGCAACACCGGAACTCTTGGTAAAGCATCCCGTGAATATCGGACACCTCCAGTTGTTATCCCACCACAGGTTCCATCACACTACGCGCCTAACTATCCGGTAGGTCATCCTAAAAGAACTTCCACCG caacaaatgCAAGCCCAACAGCAACATCAACAGCAAatgcagca cagcaacatccTCGAGGACCCGGTTACAGTGCCCTTCCAATGCCGATGCCTCCGAGCCAGGTTGTGATGCATCATCCACCGGCACCACAAGTTGGAATGGTTCATCCGATGCAACCGTCTACTGGAGGACTGCAACATCCTAGTTCATTCGACGAACGCAACAGCATGCCAC CGCCGCCTTCACCGCTAACGGTGACCCACGAGATGCCCGACCACGGTCACATTGGAATGCACACGCTAAGCCGTAACATGCCGCGTCCGGGATCACAATCGCCACCACTGCCACCTCCTCCACCGCCAGAGGAAGCCGACCATGCCGATTTCGGGCGACCACGCAACACTCAAAGCCTAGTGGCTCCGATCGTACCAGATGACCAAAACCTGCCCGGCTGGGTACCGAAGAACTACATCGAGAAGGTGGTGGCTATCTACGACTACTACGCCGACAAGGACGACGAGCTGAGCTTCCAGGAAAGTTCGGTCATCTACGTGCTGAAGAAGAACGACGACGGTTGGTGGGAGGGCGTCATGGACGGCGTCACCGGTCTCTTCCCCGGCAATTACGTTGAACCATGTGTCTAG